Proteins from a genomic interval of Paenibacillus sp. FSL H8-0048:
- a CDS encoding small acid-soluble spore protein SspI, with the protein MPVTLDLRQAIIHKVHGQSEEGLREVIENSVDGPEAALPGLGVVFEMIWKDLDPAKQDRVLSMLHRHLDKLTPGSITS; encoded by the coding sequence ATGCCAGTCACCCTTGATTTGCGCCAGGCCATCATTCACAAGGTGCACGGCCAGTCCGAAGAAGGTCTGCGGGAGGTCATTGAGAATTCCGTAGACGGGCCGGAAGCCGCGCTTCCCGGACTGGGTGTCGTCTTTGAGATGATCTGGAAGGACCTCGACCCTGCGAAGCAGGACCGGGTTCTCTCTATGCTGCACAGACATCTGGACAAGCTTACCCCAGGGTCCATCACCTCCTAG
- a CDS encoding potassium channel family protein, whose product MAKKQYAIIGMGRFGSSVAKALSGMGYEVLAIDADEQRTQEISNIVTHAVSADSTDEEALRALGIRNFDVVVVAIGEDIQASILTTLILKDLGVPAIIAKAKSELHGKVLGKIGADKVIYPERDMGMRVAHHLASPNILDYIELSPEYSILDMKVSGPMLGKNLQELDIRAKYGCNVMAIRQGEEMNISPRAEDRLTDGDVLVIVGRKDNLTKLEMAYQ is encoded by the coding sequence ATGGCAAAAAAACAGTATGCGATCATCGGCATGGGCCGCTTCGGCTCAAGTGTGGCCAAAGCGCTCAGCGGGATGGGCTATGAGGTGCTGGCCATTGATGCGGATGAACAGCGCACCCAGGAAATCTCCAATATTGTGACCCATGCCGTATCTGCGGACTCCACGGATGAAGAGGCGCTGCGTGCGCTGGGCATCCGTAACTTCGATGTGGTGGTAGTCGCCATCGGTGAAGATATTCAGGCCAGCATTCTGACAACGCTGATCCTGAAGGATCTGGGCGTACCTGCCATTATCGCCAAAGCCAAAAGTGAGCTGCACGGCAAGGTACTGGGCAAAATCGGAGCAGATAAGGTGATCTACCCGGAGCGGGACATGGGGATGCGCGTGGCGCATCATCTCGCTTCTCCGAACATCCTCGATTACATCGAGCTGTCACCGGAGTACAGCATTCTCGACATGAAGGTCTCGGGGCCAATGCTGGGTAAGAACCTGCAGGAGCTTGATATACGCGCCAAATATGGGTGCAATGTGATGGCGATCCGTCAGGGCGAGGAAATGAATATCTCTCCCAGAGCGGAGGACCGTCTGACCGATGGTGATGTCCTTGTCATTGTCGGACGGAAGGATAACCTGACGAAGCTGGAAATGGCTTATCAATAG
- a CDS encoding TrmH family RNA methyltransferase, with protein MEIMSPQNTRVKEWAGLQEKKHRDRSGKYIVEGIHLVQEALQAEADVECLAFDLDKGMPAELKPLLQAIQGMEVIGVSAAVVAKCSSTGTPQPVFAIVRKEQQGLEAILSKPDSLVVVLDGVQDPGNVGTIIRSADAAGADGVILGRGCADLFNPKTIRSTMGSMFHLPVVEGELSTILPQAREGGALLVSTSLTAEDSCYTHDFHGSQWLLIGSEGQGISPETARLVDKSILIPMAGRAESLNAAMAATILLFEGMRQRGN; from the coding sequence ATGGAAATTATGTCGCCGCAGAACACGCGGGTGAAGGAATGGGCCGGACTACAGGAGAAGAAGCACCGTGACCGGTCCGGCAAATATATCGTGGAAGGCATTCATCTGGTGCAGGAGGCCCTGCAGGCGGAAGCAGATGTGGAATGCCTGGCCTTTGATCTTGATAAAGGCATGCCGGCTGAGCTGAAGCCGCTGCTTCAGGCCATACAGGGCATGGAGGTCATCGGCGTATCGGCGGCAGTGGTTGCCAAGTGCAGCAGCACGGGCACCCCGCAGCCGGTATTCGCCATTGTGCGGAAGGAGCAACAGGGCCTAGAGGCTATTCTGTCGAAGCCGGACAGCCTGGTTGTGGTGCTGGACGGGGTCCAGGACCCCGGCAATGTAGGCACCATCATCCGCAGCGCGGATGCGGCGGGCGCGGACGGCGTGATCCTCGGCCGGGGCTGCGCCGATCTCTTCAACCCGAAGACCATCCGGTCCACGATGGGCTCGATGTTCCATCTCCCGGTAGTGGAGGGAGAGCTAAGTACCATACTCCCGCAGGCACGGGAGGGCGGGGCGCTGCTGGTCAGCACCTCGCTGACGGCTGAGGATTCCTGCTACACCCATGATTTTCACGGCAGCCAGTGGCTGCTGATCGGCAGCGAAGGCCAAGGCATCTCGCCCGAGACAGCCCGGCTAGTCGACAAAAGCATCCTCATCCCCATGGCCGGCCGCGCCGAATCGCTGAACGCCGCGATGGCCGCGACGATATTGCTTTTTGAGGGAATGCGGCAGCGGGGGAATTAA
- a CDS encoding Type 1 glutamine amidotransferase-like domain-containing protein translates to MGIIVAIGGGEISELETLAIDQTIVDLTNKRKPKALFIPTASMDAEGYCDSFQIVYGDRLGCEVKYLLLTKNTYAREEIEDMILFADVIYVGGGNTRMMLDIWREHGVDLLLKKAYDSGVVLSGMSAGSICWYEYGHSDTEAFDTSGERIYIKLKAMGILPGIHCPHYNEDNREADFLEMVKGMDTTGIAIENHCAIIYKDDVYKVISSREQAKAYRIQEINQQMIVTEIEKHAEYNEIANM, encoded by the coding sequence ATGGGGATTATTGTGGCGATTGGCGGAGGAGAGATTAGCGAATTGGAGACTTTGGCCATCGATCAGACGATTGTAGATCTAACGAATAAAAGGAAGCCCAAAGCATTGTTCATTCCTACAGCAAGCATGGATGCGGAAGGATATTGTGACTCTTTTCAAATAGTGTACGGTGACCGGTTAGGGTGTGAGGTCAAGTATTTGCTGCTGACGAAAAATACATATGCACGAGAAGAAATAGAGGACATGATTTTATTCGCCGATGTAATCTATGTGGGTGGCGGTAATACGAGGATGATGCTGGATATCTGGCGGGAGCATGGTGTGGATCTTTTGCTGAAGAAAGCGTACGACTCGGGGGTTGTGTTGTCAGGGATGAGTGCGGGTTCGATCTGCTGGTACGAATACGGTCATAGTGATACAGAGGCGTTTGATACTTCAGGAGAGAGGATTTATATCAAATTGAAGGCGATGGGGATCTTACCAGGGATTCACTGTCCTCATTATAATGAAGACAACCGTGAGGCAGATTTCTTGGAGATGGTTAAGGGGATGGATACAACAGGCATAGCCATTGAGAATCACTGCGCCATTATTTATAAAGATGACGTATATAAAGTGATCTCCTCCAGAGAGCAGGCCAAGGCCTATAGGATTCAAGAGATCAATCAGCAGATGATCGTGACGGAGATAGAGAAACATGCTGAATATAATGAGATAGCGAATATGTGA
- a CDS encoding helix-turn-helix domain-containing protein, translating into MDIGATIRAIRKRKNITIAQICDTTGLSQGFMSQVETNKTSPSISTLENIAQALKVPLAYLLLKKEERMQIVRKNERRITTSGAAKLKVEHLSSTQNVRMSIVEFPPSAMIGDAPHAHEGQEVHIVLKGTIYAQQGEDGAEFTEGDSFSWNACTPHSVKNTGEDTAIVLISIYTENENGHDVL; encoded by the coding sequence ATGGATATCGGCGCTACAATACGGGCAATCCGCAAGCGGAAAAATATCACCATCGCGCAAATCTGCGACACTACCGGCCTCTCCCAAGGCTTCATGAGCCAGGTCGAAACCAATAAAACCTCGCCTTCGATTTCAACGCTGGAGAATATTGCACAGGCCCTAAAAGTGCCTTTAGCTTATTTGCTGTTAAAGAAAGAGGAGCGAATGCAGATTGTCCGCAAGAATGAACGGAGAATCACCACCAGCGGCGCAGCTAAGCTCAAGGTCGAGCACCTCAGTTCTACCCAGAACGTACGCATGTCTATCGTGGAGTTCCCTCCCAGTGCCATGATTGGGGATGCCCCCCATGCGCATGAAGGACAGGAGGTCCATATCGTCCTTAAAGGGACCATCTATGCACAGCAAGGGGAAGACGGCGCCGAATTTACCGAAGGTGATTCCTTTAGCTGGAATGCCTGCACCCCCCATTCCGTCAAAAATACGGGGGAAGACACCGCGATTGTGCTAATCTCCATCTACACAGAAAACGAAAACGGACACGACGTCCTCTGA
- a CDS encoding alpha/beta hydrolase: MNPKYSYDVHLPDKLLQGRRYPVIFTFHGKGSNEHNMFGLVAPLAEEFIIIGVRGNLPLGTGYQYYDLKSLGNPIREMFDQAVSDLEAFIHYATRQYPVDPDRRYLLGFSQGAILSMTLALTMGEQLKGIVALNGYIPDFVKKEYDLRSLKNVSVFASHGEYDSVFPVRIGHETAAYLEGQTERLTFRLYPSDHGVTEENQRDFLQWLKQDAGLTLNKE, translated from the coding sequence ATGAATCCTAAATATTCATATGATGTTCATTTACCGGATAAGCTGTTGCAAGGCAGGAGGTACCCGGTGATCTTTACTTTTCACGGCAAGGGCTCTAATGAGCACAATATGTTCGGTCTGGTGGCGCCGCTGGCTGAGGAGTTCATTATTATCGGGGTTCGCGGGAATCTGCCGCTGGGTACGGGGTATCAATATTATGATTTGAAAAGCCTGGGCAACCCCATCCGCGAGATGTTTGACCAAGCGGTCAGCGATCTTGAGGCCTTCATTCACTATGCAACGCGGCAGTATCCGGTCGATCCGGACAGACGTTATTTGCTCGGCTTCAGCCAAGGGGCCATTCTGTCCATGACGCTTGCGCTTACGATGGGCGAGCAGCTCAAGGGTATTGTCGCGCTGAATGGATATATTCCTGATTTTGTGAAAAAGGAGTATGACCTCCGCAGCCTTAAGAACGTGTCCGTCTTCGCTTCGCATGGTGAATACGATTCGGTATTCCCGGTGCGCATTGGACATGAGACTGCCGCCTATCTGGAGGGGCAAACCGAACGGTTGACCTTCAGACTCTATCCGTCCGACCACGGCGTAACTGAAGAGAACCAGCGTGATTTCCTGCAATGGCTCAAGCAGGATGCCGGATTAACCCTTAATAAGGAGTGA
- a CDS encoding dioxygenase family protein — protein MMPSYFFAHGAPSIVLEDNAYTKLLKEFKDHMPKPKAIVLFSAHWEEHVQSVGAAATYDTIYDFGGFQDELYQMTYPAKSDQTLADQIQNLFTAHGIENVRNETRGLDHGAWAVLKLLYPEADIPVVAMSVNRDLPNEQQYEIGKALAPLREQDVLIIASGGTVHNLRRLNWNSDEVNGWAEQFDHWVQEKLEAWDTEALFKYDELAPYAEMAVPTSEHFIPLFIAMGAGDPGRNAQLLHRSYQYGNLSLSCWQFN, from the coding sequence ATGATGCCTTCCTATTTTTTTGCACACGGAGCTCCATCTATTGTTCTGGAAGATAATGCCTACACCAAACTGTTAAAAGAGTTCAAAGACCATATGCCCAAACCGAAAGCTATCGTTCTCTTCTCAGCGCATTGGGAGGAACACGTGCAGTCAGTAGGCGCGGCGGCAACGTATGATACCATTTATGACTTTGGCGGATTCCAGGACGAGCTGTACCAGATGACATATCCGGCGAAGAGTGACCAGACGCTTGCAGATCAAATCCAGAATTTGTTCACTGCGCATGGGATTGAGAATGTACGGAATGAGACAAGAGGCCTTGACCACGGCGCATGGGCTGTACTCAAGCTGCTCTACCCGGAAGCGGATATTCCGGTTGTGGCGATGTCTGTGAATCGTGATCTGCCTAATGAACAGCAGTACGAGATCGGCAAGGCGCTGGCGCCGCTGCGTGAACAGGATGTGCTTATTATTGCCAGCGGGGGAACCGTTCATAATCTGCGGAGGTTGAACTGGAATTCGGATGAGGTCAACGGATGGGCCGAGCAGTTCGATCACTGGGTTCAGGAGAAGCTGGAAGCATGGGATACAGAAGCTCTATTTAAATACGATGAGCTTGCTCCCTATGCAGAGATGGCGGTCCCGACGAGTGAGCATTTTATTCCGCTGTTCATCGCTATGGGAGCGGGGGACCCGGGGCGTAATGCGCAGCTTCTTCACCGGAGTTATCAATATGGTAATCTAAGCTTAAGCTGCTGGCAGTTTAATTAA
- a CDS encoding hemolysin family protein, producing MDGVITLNLILVAVFIGLTAFFVGAEFAILKVRMSRIDQLITEGNKKAVTAKKVARDLDYYLSACQLGITITALVLGALGEPTVERVLHPLFDQIGVPAALSTVLSYLIALSIITFLHVVIGELAPKTLAIQFAEKMTLLLAPPLYWFGKITYPFIVALNGSARLLLRIFGVKPAGHETVHSEEELKWIVDQSFESGEINKTELIYLNNIFAFDERRLSEIIVPIEKVVTVQMGMPVDKLIEVVGEHDYTRYPVVSPNESEPFTGYINTKEMLTSIAAGRSADWQKFVHEIPTFTETENLRDVLLRMQHTRVHMAKVTDSTGKTTGIVTMEDLLEEIVGEIRDESLNINVSPVS from the coding sequence TTGGACGGAGTCATTACATTAAACTTAATTCTGGTAGCTGTCTTTATTGGCCTTACCGCTTTCTTTGTAGGCGCTGAGTTCGCTATTCTCAAGGTACGTATGTCCCGGATTGATCAACTGATCACCGAAGGCAACAAGAAAGCGGTGACCGCCAAAAAGGTTGCCCGCGATTTAGATTACTATCTATCCGCTTGTCAATTAGGGATTACAATAACCGCTTTGGTGCTCGGTGCGCTGGGTGAGCCTACCGTTGAACGGGTTTTGCATCCGCTATTTGACCAAATAGGTGTTCCAGCCGCCTTGTCTACCGTCTTATCTTATCTGATCGCCTTGTCAATCATCACCTTCTTGCATGTAGTGATTGGAGAGCTTGCCCCCAAGACCCTGGCGATTCAGTTTGCTGAAAAGATGACCTTACTGCTTGCTCCTCCGCTCTATTGGTTCGGCAAAATCACCTATCCGTTCATCGTTGCCCTGAATGGATCTGCAAGACTGTTGCTCCGTATTTTTGGAGTGAAGCCTGCGGGGCATGAAACGGTGCACTCTGAAGAAGAGCTGAAGTGGATTGTGGACCAAAGCTTTGAGAGCGGAGAAATCAACAAGACGGAACTTATCTATTTGAATAACATCTTCGCTTTTGATGAACGCAGACTTAGTGAGATTATTGTGCCCATTGAAAAAGTGGTAACTGTACAAATGGGAATGCCCGTCGATAAGTTAATTGAAGTAGTGGGTGAGCATGACTACACCCGTTACCCCGTTGTAAGTCCAAATGAAAGCGAACCGTTTACGGGTTACATTAACACCAAAGAAATGTTGACCAGTATTGCAGCAGGACGAAGCGCGGACTGGCAAAAATTCGTTCACGAGATTCCAACATTTACGGAGACTGAGAACCTGCGGGATGTATTGTTGCGAATGCAGCATACCAGGGTCCATATGGCAAAAGTGACGGACAGCACCGGCAAGACTACCGGGATTGTGACCATGGAGGATCTTCTGGAAGAGATTGTCGGCGAGATCCGTGATGAGTCATTAAATATCAATGTTTCTCCAGTCTCATAA
- a CDS encoding hemolysin family protein, whose product MDLITITNLIILAILIVLTAFFVASEFAAVKIRMSRIEQLIDEGNKKAVIAKKVVGNLDYYLSACQLGITVTALGLGAIGKPAVERILYPVFDFFNLSGATASVASYAIAFIFVTFLHVVVGEMAPKTLAIQFSEKMTLLLSPPLYWFGKIMHPFIVALNGTSRVILRLFGVKPAGHEDHYSEEELRIIMAQSFKGGALNETKLEYLDNVFAFDERIAKDIMIPRTEMVALDYAMSYEEITSVIDSNNYSRYPVTQDGNKDIIHGVVNIKKMLPHIIAGRERHLKDFVRSLPVVASTTPIKEAMLKMQQEQMHMAMVADEYGGTAGILTLEDILEELVGEIRDEFDADELADIQLIGEQIYRINGRVLLEEIEQQFGLVFEDRDGIDTIGGWIQYKAGNPVTPGYELQDGGQHWVITEMDNLQIKQIVLTRAVEQSS is encoded by the coding sequence TTGGACCTAATAACGATCACTAATTTAATTATTCTTGCCATATTAATTGTTTTAACCGCTTTTTTTGTAGCTTCGGAATTTGCGGCCGTCAAAATCCGCATGTCGCGCATTGAACAATTGATTGATGAAGGAAATAAGAAAGCCGTCATTGCCAAAAAGGTTGTCGGTAATTTGGACTATTATCTTTCCGCCTGCCAGCTTGGAATTACCGTTACAGCCCTTGGTCTGGGGGCGATCGGTAAACCAGCCGTGGAACGCATTCTTTACCCGGTCTTTGATTTCTTTAACTTGTCCGGCGCAACCGCTTCCGTTGCTTCCTATGCCATTGCGTTTATTTTTGTTACCTTCTTACACGTCGTTGTAGGTGAAATGGCACCCAAGACGCTGGCGATCCAGTTTTCTGAAAAGATGACGCTGCTGCTCTCTCCCCCACTGTACTGGTTCGGCAAAATTATGCATCCTTTTATCGTTGCCCTAAATGGAACTTCCCGGGTTATTCTGCGCCTGTTTGGAGTAAAACCCGCCGGACATGAAGATCATTATTCAGAAGAGGAACTTCGGATCATTATGGCTCAAAGCTTCAAAGGCGGGGCGCTGAATGAAACAAAGCTGGAATATTTAGATAATGTATTTGCTTTTGATGAACGTATCGCCAAAGACATCATGATTCCAAGAACTGAAATGGTAGCTTTGGATTACGCAATGTCGTATGAAGAGATCACAAGTGTCATTGATTCCAATAATTATAGCCGTTACCCGGTCACCCAGGATGGAAACAAGGATATCATTCATGGTGTGGTGAACATCAAAAAAATGCTTCCCCACATTATCGCCGGCCGGGAGCGTCATCTGAAGGATTTTGTACGCAGCCTCCCCGTTGTAGCGTCGACGACTCCTATTAAGGAAGCTATGCTCAAAATGCAGCAGGAACAGATGCATATGGCCATGGTTGCTGATGAATATGGAGGTACAGCCGGAATCCTGACCTTAGAGGATATTCTGGAGGAGCTTGTAGGCGAAATCCGCGACGAGTTTGACGCAGATGAACTTGCTGATATTCAGCTTATCGGCGAGCAGATCTATAGGATCAATGGACGTGTCTTGCTTGAAGAGATTGAACAGCAGTTTGGATTAGTCTTTGAGGACAGGGATGGCATAGATACTATCGGAGGCTGGATTCAATATAAGGCCGGCAATCCCGTGACCCCGGGGTATGAGCTTCAGGATGGTGGTCAACACTGGGTCATTACTGAAATGGATAACCTGCAGATCAAGCAGATTGTTCTTACGAGAGCAGTAGAGCAATCTTCATAG